In one window of Labilithrix sp. DNA:
- a CDS encoding matrixin family metalloprotease: MIRALASLIGGLAIVLAPATAFAGRLATVGSGKRVHWARREIELVPVVPANAKSLSEEVVRRELELAADAWNGLRPSGAPRIRIAASRPRGDVAQDGVSVVLLQTSRRCSEEALSARGCFTRAHQAVTHLYPIDAPGDAADGEVAEADIEVNGVDVDWSRGAPGSPGDGARSLPLFAVLVHELGHVLGLEHSCVADPSRALAGVPACIEPRAKSSLMYPDALEPGRALVLAPGEDERATLASGYPPSAASCACGPRGSAGARYSGFVFVSAIAIGSWRRRARP; the protein is encoded by the coding sequence GTGATCCGCGCGCTCGCGTCGCTGATCGGCGGGCTCGCGATCGTCCTCGCTCCGGCGACCGCCTTCGCCGGGAGGCTCGCGACGGTCGGATCGGGGAAACGGGTCCACTGGGCGCGCCGCGAGATCGAGCTCGTGCCCGTCGTTCCGGCGAACGCGAAGTCGCTCTCCGAGGAGGTCGTTCGCCGCGAGCTCGAGCTCGCGGCGGACGCGTGGAACGGGCTCCGTCCGAGCGGCGCTCCACGCATCCGCATCGCCGCGTCGAGGCCGCGCGGAGACGTCGCGCAGGACGGCGTGAGCGTCGTCTTGCTCCAGACGTCGCGACGCTGCTCGGAGGAGGCACTCTCCGCGCGAGGCTGCTTCACGCGTGCCCATCAGGCCGTCACGCACCTCTATCCGATCGACGCTCCGGGCGACGCAGCGGACGGAGAAGTCGCCGAGGCGGACATCGAAGTGAACGGCGTCGACGTCGACTGGTCGCGCGGCGCTCCAGGCTCTCCTGGCGACGGCGCGCGGAGCCTGCCGCTCTTCGCTGTCCTCGTCCACGAGCTCGGCCACGTCCTCGGGCTCGAGCACTCGTGCGTCGCCGACCCCAGCCGCGCGCTCGCGGGCGTCCCGGCTTGCATCGAGCCACGCGCAAAGAGCTCGCTCATGTATCCGGACGCGCTCGAGCCCGGACGCGCGCTCGTCTTGGCGCCGGGAGAGGACGAGCGCGCGACGCTCGCGAGCGGCTATCCACCCTCGGCCGCATCGTGCGCCTGCGGTCCGAGAGGCAGCGCCGGCGCCCGCTATTCGGGATTCGTATTTGTTAGTGCGATCGCCATTGGCTCGTGGCGACGGCGCGCGCGCCCGTGA
- a CDS encoding polymer-forming cytoskeletal protein, whose protein sequence is MTNRFGSWGRTLCLALACVAAACSLDTNEPAIDTSQSNLDPEVLSITLRVPSGASFLDTTVGAATRVRIGDRAQVRGGVFGADGDVEIGKEAKLSSALVTAVGDVELGKQARIEGDVRATGKVRRAPGSSVHGRLEAPANIDVSTQSWSVTASPTSLGDVVVARGVTRDLSPGTYDELIAASGATVVLHSGVYVVSKALFFRGSELELDDGAGPVQLYVRDESYFRAATRSTTASEPKLLVSHLGSKELIVRPPFAGAVVAPNASVSLERCDDKRDDDCERDHWKR, encoded by the coding sequence ATGACGAATCGTTTTGGCTCGTGGGGTCGGACGCTGTGCCTCGCGCTCGCTTGCGTCGCCGCGGCGTGCAGCTTGGACACGAACGAACCGGCGATCGACACGTCCCAGAGCAACCTCGATCCCGAGGTCCTCTCCATCACCCTCCGCGTCCCGAGCGGTGCGAGCTTCCTCGACACGACGGTCGGCGCCGCCACGCGGGTCCGCATCGGCGATCGCGCGCAGGTTCGCGGCGGCGTCTTCGGCGCGGACGGCGACGTCGAGATCGGAAAGGAAGCGAAGCTCTCCTCCGCGCTGGTCACGGCGGTCGGCGACGTCGAGCTCGGCAAGCAAGCACGCATCGAGGGAGACGTCCGCGCGACGGGTAAGGTGCGGCGCGCGCCGGGCTCGTCCGTGCATGGGCGGCTCGAAGCCCCGGCCAACATCGACGTATCCACGCAGAGCTGGTCGGTGACCGCCTCGCCGACCTCGCTCGGCGACGTCGTCGTCGCGCGGGGCGTGACACGCGACCTCTCTCCTGGGACCTACGACGAGCTCATCGCCGCGTCCGGCGCGACGGTCGTCCTTCATTCCGGCGTCTACGTCGTGTCGAAGGCGCTGTTCTTCCGCGGCAGCGAGCTCGAGCTCGACGACGGCGCCGGGCCAGTGCAACTCTATGTTCGCGACGAGTCCTACTTTCGCGCCGCGACGCGGAGCACGACGGCATCGGAGCCGAAGCTCCTGGTCAGCCACCTCGGGAGCAAGGAGCTCATCGTCCGTCCGCCGTTCGCGGGCGCCGTGGTCGCCCCGAACGCGAGCGTGAGCCTCGAACGGTGCGACGACAAGCGGGACGACGACTGCGAGCGAGACCACTGGAAACGCTGA
- the lnt gene encoding apolipoprotein N-acyltransferase: MATARAPVISLLLRAAASAILLYSTLPPASFWPASFFCLAPVASVAKQSVARAAIAGLAFGFFVHLLGFWWTVPAVVRVAHASPIVSGVAFGVYCALSALRCAFALGAAARCVALGSSLVVALPLSWMSAEMLFPQLLPWYLGVVVQACPVFMQPAALGGPVLVSGLVATVNAGVVVVLASWWSGKHREAWVRAAVLASAVASFALGGLVRMRALRERIARSPTSEVLVVQGNLGPLDARDREIDVHRTPTDTALRTGVRPAFVVWPETAITRALPADDTRTTEAFFRDDVLGALKRDEVAIDVPLLTGAILERRSARGPEVFNAAVMVAPDGRRLGTYLKQSLAPLGERALLGGAVPPVAPFTEGPRPDAIVLDEHRIGVSICFEDILYDAFARSVDATRPELLVNLTSDAWFGDSPGAELHLALARSRAVEHGRQLLRVTNDGVSALVEPTGEVTTRLPPHQALAARVRVRWTVDETWFRTVGDGLGWSALAIAARLLWGPLRPRARVRSRRSGRAR, encoded by the coding sequence GTGGCGACGGCGCGCGCGCCCGTGATCTCCTTGCTCCTCCGCGCGGCCGCCTCCGCGATACTCCTCTATTCGACGCTGCCGCCCGCGAGCTTCTGGCCCGCGAGCTTCTTCTGCCTCGCGCCCGTCGCGTCCGTCGCGAAGCAGTCGGTCGCGCGCGCGGCGATCGCCGGGCTCGCGTTCGGCTTCTTCGTTCATCTCCTCGGGTTCTGGTGGACCGTCCCTGCCGTCGTTCGCGTCGCGCACGCCTCGCCGATCGTGAGCGGCGTCGCGTTCGGCGTCTATTGCGCGCTCTCCGCGCTGCGATGCGCGTTCGCGCTCGGGGCAGCGGCGCGGTGCGTGGCGTTGGGGTCGTCGCTCGTCGTCGCGCTCCCGCTCTCCTGGATGAGCGCGGAGATGCTCTTCCCGCAGCTCCTCCCCTGGTACCTCGGCGTCGTCGTTCAGGCGTGCCCCGTCTTCATGCAGCCGGCCGCGCTCGGAGGTCCGGTCCTCGTGAGCGGGCTCGTCGCGACGGTCAACGCCGGTGTCGTCGTCGTCCTTGCGTCCTGGTGGAGCGGTAAGCACCGCGAGGCGTGGGTTCGCGCGGCGGTCCTGGCGAGCGCCGTCGCGAGCTTCGCGCTGGGCGGTCTCGTTCGGATGCGCGCGCTCCGCGAGCGGATCGCGCGGAGCCCGACGAGCGAGGTCCTCGTCGTTCAGGGCAACCTCGGTCCACTCGACGCCCGCGACCGCGAGATCGACGTGCACCGCACGCCGACCGACACGGCGCTGCGAACAGGGGTCCGTCCGGCGTTCGTCGTCTGGCCCGAGACCGCGATCACGCGCGCGCTGCCGGCCGACGACACACGAACGACGGAGGCCTTCTTCCGCGACGACGTCCTCGGTGCGCTCAAGCGCGACGAGGTCGCGATCGACGTGCCGCTCCTCACGGGCGCAATCCTCGAACGCCGCTCGGCGCGCGGACCCGAGGTCTTCAACGCGGCGGTGATGGTCGCGCCCGACGGCCGACGGTTGGGGACGTACCTGAAGCAATCGCTGGCGCCGCTCGGCGAACGAGCCCTGCTCGGCGGCGCCGTCCCGCCCGTCGCTCCGTTCACGGAAGGGCCACGTCCCGACGCGATCGTCCTCGATGAGCACCGGATCGGCGTCTCGATCTGCTTCGAGGACATCCTCTACGACGCCTTCGCGCGCTCCGTCGACGCGACGCGGCCGGAGCTCCTCGTCAACCTCACGAGCGACGCGTGGTTCGGCGACTCCCCCGGCGCCGAGCTCCATCTCGCGCTCGCGCGCTCTCGCGCGGTCGAGCACGGGCGCCAACTCTTGCGCGTGACGAACGACGGCGTCAGCGCGCTCGTCGAGCCGACGGGCGAGGTGACGACGCGACTTCCACCGCACCAGGCCCTGGCCGCGCGCGTGCGCGTCCGCTGGACGGTAGACGAGACCTGGTTCCGAACCGTCGGCGACGGCCTCGGGTGGTCGGCGCTCGCGATCGCTGCCCGGCTTCTCTGGGGCCCGCTCAGACCTCGTGCGCGCGTTCGATCGCGACGGAGCGGGCGAGCTCGGTGA
- a CDS encoding aminotransferase class IV, with protein MSRVLWIDGDFVAVESARVPFLDRGYQLGEGAFATLRAYDGRCFRADRHLAQLRRAAAAFGLSVPRAVDDVLDEAATRTGAADARVRVTVTDTTCSVFAEPMRVPTDDEYARGVAVVTVSARRIPPACFGARDERTAEADRVDVALGRLDASAKTTSYAMQTLARREAEARGAAEGIQLTLDGDLACATMANLFVVRGDALATPSLDSGCRAGVTRAAVLEIAKDVGLVAEERRVAARELRECDEAFLTSARIECLPIASVDGAPVARGSRAHALRAALRDLIRRERVRGS; from the coding sequence TTGAGTCGGGTGTTGTGGATCGATGGGGACTTCGTCGCGGTCGAGAGCGCGCGGGTGCCCTTCCTCGATCGCGGCTACCAGCTCGGCGAAGGGGCGTTCGCGACGCTGCGCGCGTACGACGGGCGCTGCTTTCGCGCGGACCGGCACCTCGCGCAGCTCCGCCGGGCCGCGGCGGCGTTCGGGCTCTCGGTGCCGCGCGCGGTCGACGACGTCCTCGACGAAGCGGCGACGCGGACCGGCGCGGCCGACGCGCGCGTGCGCGTGACGGTGACCGACACGACGTGCTCCGTCTTCGCCGAGCCGATGCGCGTGCCCACCGACGACGAGTACGCCCGCGGCGTCGCGGTGGTGACGGTGAGCGCGCGCCGCATCCCGCCCGCGTGCTTCGGCGCCCGAGACGAGCGCACCGCGGAGGCGGACCGCGTGGACGTCGCGCTGGGACGGCTCGACGCGAGCGCGAAGACGACGAGCTACGCGATGCAGACGCTCGCGCGGCGCGAGGCCGAGGCGCGCGGCGCGGCGGAGGGGATCCAGCTCACGCTCGACGGAGACCTCGCGTGCGCGACGATGGCGAACCTCTTCGTCGTCCGCGGCGACGCGCTCGCGACGCCGTCGCTCGACTCCGGGTGCCGCGCCGGCGTCACGCGCGCGGCGGTGCTCGAGATCGCGAAGGACGTGGGCCTCGTCGCGGAGGAGCGACGCGTCGCTGCGCGCGAGCTTCGCGAATGCGACGAGGCCTTCCTCACGAGCGCTCGGATCGAGTGCCTGCCGATCGCGAGCGTCGACGGCGCGCCCGTCGCGAGAGGCTCGCGCGCCCACGCGTTGCGCGCCGCCCTCCGCGATCTGATCCGGCGCGAGCGCGTCCGAGGATCGTGA
- a CDS encoding DUF2304 domain-containing protein: MKPEVTVAALLLVGFLVALFIHDWTTRARNRRLLYVQLAVFAAGALLILFPEIARRLAAAVGIGRGVDFVIYPTVIWLVRESLVNRRRRREEEERLTELARSVAIERAHEV, translated from the coding sequence GTGAAGCCCGAGGTCACCGTCGCGGCGCTCCTGCTCGTCGGGTTCCTCGTCGCGCTCTTCATCCACGACTGGACGACGCGCGCGCGAAACCGGCGCCTCCTCTACGTGCAGCTCGCCGTCTTCGCGGCGGGCGCGCTGCTCATCTTGTTCCCCGAGATCGCGCGGCGGCTCGCGGCGGCGGTGGGGATCGGCCGCGGCGTCGACTTCGTCATCTACCCCACCGTGATCTGGCTCGTGCGCGAGTCGCTCGTGAACCGCCGCCGCCGCCGCGAAGAAGAGGAGCGCCTCACCGAGCTCGCCCGCTCCGTCGCGATCGAACGCGCGCACGAGGTCTGA
- a CDS encoding nucleotidyltransferase domain-containing protein has protein sequence MDLRLRHLSNLDPQAVVLPHGTEVVTRVDRVIGERRVPQGTVGRVVKVDAEGEAHDVLVVGVGTLRYARRELSPRRIGQVLWAERRERAWDSLVPCIVLDATVGSQAWGLADASSDDDRRGVFAHPLSWTLGLVAPPEDVVRADGSATYWCAGKAIRQALRADPNTLEMLFVPSATATDEIGQWLLAERDAFVSTEIYGSFGRYALGQLRRLEQGQRLAEHRGVVLEWLRAEPELTLDQVAVKLAALSPRAAPTKADAVHQAKQYVKQLYRSLFDQGLLEGAELRALAAFARGPATELDLPRELRPKNAYNLLRLIATAARWLREGAPTFAASGALRDRLLAVKRGDVPLADVLAEAEALVPDLEAARDGSKLPARPDVVRADALLRRIGEEIARRWTERRPGPFGADAPPPPEVTWSE, from the coding sequence ATGGACCTGCGCCTCCGTCATCTCTCGAACCTCGATCCGCAGGCGGTCGTGCTCCCGCACGGGACCGAGGTGGTCACGCGCGTCGATCGCGTGATCGGCGAGCGCCGCGTCCCGCAGGGCACGGTCGGGCGCGTCGTGAAGGTGGACGCGGAGGGTGAGGCGCACGACGTGCTCGTCGTCGGCGTCGGCACGCTCCGGTACGCGCGGCGCGAGCTGTCGCCGCGGCGCATCGGCCAGGTGCTCTGGGCCGAGCGGCGCGAGCGCGCGTGGGACTCGCTCGTCCCGTGCATCGTGCTCGACGCGACGGTGGGCTCGCAGGCGTGGGGGCTCGCGGACGCGTCGTCGGACGACGACCGTCGCGGTGTGTTCGCGCATCCGCTGAGCTGGACGCTCGGCCTCGTCGCGCCGCCCGAGGACGTCGTGCGCGCCGACGGCAGCGCCACCTACTGGTGCGCGGGGAAGGCGATCCGGCAAGCCTTGCGCGCGGATCCGAACACGCTCGAGATGCTCTTCGTGCCGTCCGCGACGGCGACGGACGAGATCGGACAGTGGCTCCTCGCCGAGCGCGACGCGTTCGTGTCGACGGAGATCTACGGCTCGTTCGGCCGCTACGCGCTCGGGCAGCTCCGGCGCCTCGAGCAAGGGCAGCGGCTCGCCGAGCATCGCGGCGTCGTGCTCGAGTGGCTCCGCGCCGAGCCGGAGCTCACGCTCGATCAGGTGGCGGTGAAGCTCGCCGCGCTCTCGCCGCGCGCGGCGCCGACGAAGGCCGACGCGGTCCATCAGGCGAAGCAATACGTGAAGCAGCTCTATCGCTCGCTCTTCGATCAGGGCCTGCTCGAAGGCGCGGAGCTCCGCGCGCTCGCGGCGTTCGCGCGCGGCCCCGCGACCGAGCTCGACCTCCCGCGCGAGCTCCGGCCGAAGAACGCGTACAACCTGCTGCGCCTCATCGCGACCGCGGCGCGCTGGCTCCGCGAAGGCGCGCCCACCTTCGCCGCCTCCGGCGCGCTCCGCGATCGCCTCCTCGCGGTGAAGCGCGGCGACGTCCCGCTCGCCGACGTCCTCGCGGAGGCGGAGGCGCTCGTGCCCGATCTCGAGGCCGCGCGCGATGGCTCGAAGCTCCCCGCGCGCCCCGACGTCGTGCGCGCGGACGCGTTGCTCCGCCGCATCGGCGAGGAGATCGCAAGGCGCTGGACCGAGCGGCGGCCCGGCCCCTTCGGCGCCGACGCACCGCCGCCGCCGGAGGTCACATGGAGCGAGTGA
- a CDS encoding glycosyltransferase, with product MRLVVLMPAFQEGERLEATLDELAVAARAGGHDVVVFVVDDGSAAPIVLEARAELRVVLARHPVNLGQGAAIETARRLALHPRWSGEDGFDAYVTMDSDGQHRAADALALAEAIRAGADVALGDRFAGASNVPLTRRLLLRLARAFERWTTGLVLADAHNGLRAFSPRAIGLMRLRQNRMAHATELTRRIGESVHSARALKLVEVPVSVRYSAETLAKGQTAGGAIAILVDLFQGFLFGSPE from the coding sequence ATGCGCCTCGTGGTGCTGATGCCTGCGTTTCAGGAGGGCGAGCGGCTCGAGGCGACGCTCGACGAGCTCGCGGTCGCGGCGCGCGCGGGGGGACACGACGTGGTCGTGTTCGTCGTCGACGACGGGAGCGCGGCGCCGATCGTGCTCGAGGCGCGCGCGGAGCTGCGGGTCGTGCTCGCGCGGCACCCCGTGAACCTCGGGCAGGGCGCGGCGATCGAGACCGCGCGGCGGCTCGCGCTGCATCCGCGCTGGAGCGGCGAGGACGGGTTCGACGCCTACGTCACGATGGACTCCGACGGACAGCATCGCGCCGCCGACGCGCTCGCGCTCGCGGAGGCGATCCGCGCCGGCGCGGACGTCGCGCTCGGCGATCGCTTCGCGGGCGCCTCCAACGTTCCCCTCACGCGCCGCCTCTTGCTCCGCCTCGCGCGCGCCTTCGAGCGCTGGACGACGGGGCTCGTCCTCGCCGACGCGCACAACGGGCTCCGCGCGTTCAGCCCGCGCGCGATCGGCCTCATGCGGCTCCGGCAGAACCGGATGGCGCACGCGACCGAGCTGACGCGGCGGATCGGCGAGTCCGTGCATTCTGCACGTGCCTTGAAGCTCGTCGAGGTCCCCGTCTCCGTGCGCTACTCGGCGGAGACCCTCGCGAAGGGCCAGACCGCGGGCGGGGCGATCGCGATCCTCGTCGATCTGTTCCAGGGCTTCTTGTTCGGGAGCCCCGAGTGA